A genome region from Brassica oleracea var. oleracea cultivar TO1000 chromosome C2, BOL, whole genome shotgun sequence includes the following:
- the LOC106324807 gene encoding methyl-CpG-binding domain-containing protein 6-like has product MSISTPSDHVTQPGSIPGDFPPDPLLSTGSFISSPTPAADGALGSSATQPPVQGGSEAIGMSDQVNPSPANSESKSRKRSAPLDNSWLPPGWRVEDKVRASGATAGSVDKYYLEPITGRKFRSRTEVLYYLEHGTTPKKGSKKAKNTGSSSDHLEGKGRNKSSRKAKETPALSPLNFDFENPPEEVSWCMGNAGEEAWTPFVGEGKVQDSVRRDWCTAFTVITTKNPSR; this is encoded by the exons ATGTCAATCTCCACACCGTCGGATCACGTAACCCAACCCGGATCTATCCCCGGCGACTTCCCTCCCGACCCGCTTCTCTCCACCGGCTCCTTCATCTCCTCCCCCACCCCCGCCGCCGACGGAGCCCTAGGAAGCAGCGCGACGCAGCCGCCGGTTCAGGGAGGAAGCGAAGCAATCGGGATGTCAGATCAGGTGAATCCATCGCCGGCTAACTCGGAATCGAAGTCGCGGAAGCGTTCGGCGCCGTTAGACAACAGCTGGCTGCCACCTGGCTGGAGAGTCGAAGATAAGGTTCGAGCCTCCGGCGCTACAGCTGGTTCCGTGGACAAG TACTATCTCGAACCAATCACAGGACGTAAGTTTCGGTCCAGGACCGAAGTACTCTACTACTTGGAACATGGAACCACCCCTAAGAAAGGAAGCAAGAAAGCAAAGAACACTGGTTCCAGTTCAGAC CATTTGGAAGGCAAAGGAAGGAACAAATCCAGCAGAAAGGCTAAAGAGACGCCGGCATTGTCTCCGTTGAACTTTGATTTTGAGAATCCACCAGAGGAGGTAAGCTGGTGTATGGGAAACGCAGGAGAAGAAGCTTGGACACCTTTTGTTGGGGAGGGCAAGGTTCAAGATTCAGTGAGACGAGATTGGTGCACTGCGTTTACAGTTATCACTACCAAAAACCCAAGTAGATGA